Within Microterricola gilva, the genomic segment GCGTCGATCGCGACGCTCTGCGTCGCATGATGCGCATCCTCAGTGATGACGCCGCCCGGCTGACGCAGGGGCGGGCCGCACTGGCCGATTCCGAGCCCGAACTCGGAACGGTGCCTGCACGTCTGACCGTCACGTTCGGATTCGGACCGGGATTCGTCTCCCGGGCGGGCGACGCCCGCCCGGACTGGCTCGGCCCCCTGCCCGCATTCACGATCGACAGGCTCGAGCCGGCGTGGAACGACGGCGACCTGCTGCTGCAGATCGCCGCCGACGATGCCTTCACGGTGGCTCACGCCGCGCGAATGCTCCTGAAGGATTCCCGCAGCTTCGCCACCGTGCGCTGGACCCAGACCGGGTTCCGCCGCGCACACGGTTCCGAGAAGCCCGGCACGACGATGCGCAACCTCTTCGGCCAGGTGGACGGCACCGTCAACCTGACGCCGGGCACGGCCGACTTCGACCGGCTGGTGTGGCATGAGCGGGGCTGGCTCGCCGGGGGCACCGGACTCGTGATCCGCCGAATCCGGATGGACCTCGACAAGTGGGATCGGCTCGACCGCGGAGGGCGCGAGCAGTCCGTCGGACGGACGCTCGCAACTGGCGCACCGCTGACGGGAACGAACGAGCACGACGAACCGGA encodes:
- a CDS encoding Dyp-type peroxidase, whose product is MADDQNAGSGRSGLSRRRLLLGGVVAGLGAATAIGADLALNPRADAPEPAAPLNGQETVPFFGVHQAGITTTPQAHATFIALDLQPGVDRDALRRMMRILSDDAARLTQGRAALADSEPELGTVPARLTVTFGFGPGFVSRAGDARPDWLGPLPAFTIDRLEPAWNDGDLLLQIAADDAFTVAHAARMLLKDSRSFATVRWTQTGFRRAHGSEKPGTTMRNLFGQVDGTVNLTPGTADFDRLVWHERGWLAGGTGLVIRRIRMDLDKWDRLDRGGREQSVGRTLATGAPLTGTNEHDEPDFAATTSIGFPVIPEFSHIRRARTENTDERIFRRGYNYDGVPTAGEISNSGLLFVSFQADVGRQFVPIQRRLDELDLLNEWTTPIGSAVFAIPPGCGESGFVGETLLT